In one Polaribacter sp. ALD11 genomic region, the following are encoded:
- a CDS encoding LETM1 domain-containing protein, translating to MQTIDEIKMLLYRNKLRLHQELLQSKEAMHLIRKSTRSKLSEEEKLKIKIQLLDICKAIPAFTVFMLPGGALLLPLLIKLIPDILPSASKEDIK from the coding sequence GTGCAAACAATAGATGAAATAAAAATGTTGTTGTACAGAAACAAGTTGAGATTACATCAAGAACTGTTGCAAAGTAAAGAAGCAATGCATTTAATAAGAAAATCTACACGCTCTAAATTATCCGAAGAAGAAAAGTTGAAAATTAAAATTCAACTGCTAGATATTTGTAAAGCAATACCTGCATTTACTGTTTTTATGCTTCCAGGAGGTGCGTTGTTATTGCCTTTATTAATCAAATTAATTCCAGATATTTTACCATCTGCATCTAAAGAGGATATAAAATAA
- a CDS encoding proline dehydrogenase family protein, whose amino-acid sequence MKLFNNTEVAFSLKTDSQLERAYFLFRMIQSQPMVKIGSAVTNFALKVHLPIEGLIRVTVFDHFCGGVTEDDCMSVIDNMYDNGNVHSVLDYSVEGQDKEVSFDGALEKILKIVDFCEEKKSIPFAVFKPTGFGRFALYQKISEGKELSKEETEEWARVVARYHKVCKVAAAKDVPLLIDAEESWMQKAADELIEELMETYNKEKAIVFNTLQMYRHDRLDYLKELHSKAKEKDFYIGLKVVRGAYMEKERERADEKGYPSPICEHKEATDINYDEAIMYMMDHSKMALFVGTHNEESSYLVMDLAKKQGIKENDERLWFGQLFGMSDHISYNLANKNYNVAKYLPFGPVRDVMPYLIRRAEENTSVAGQTSRELNLIKTERKRRKG is encoded by the coding sequence ATGAAGCTTTTTAATAACACAGAAGTTGCCTTTTCATTAAAAACTGATTCGCAGTTAGAGAGAGCATATTTTTTATTTAGAATGATACAAAGCCAACCAATGGTAAAAATTGGAAGTGCTGTAACAAATTTTGCTTTAAAGGTACATTTACCTATAGAAGGTTTAATTAGAGTTACTGTTTTTGATCATTTTTGTGGAGGTGTAACAGAAGACGACTGTATGTCTGTTATAGATAATATGTATGATAATGGTAACGTACATAGTGTTTTAGATTATTCTGTTGAGGGGCAAGATAAAGAAGTAAGTTTTGATGGTGCTTTGGAAAAAATTCTAAAAATTGTTGATTTTTGTGAAGAAAAGAAGTCGATTCCTTTTGCGGTTTTTAAGCCAACAGGATTTGGGCGTTTTGCTCTGTATCAGAAAATATCTGAGGGCAAAGAACTTTCTAAAGAGGAAACAGAAGAGTGGGCTAGAGTAGTAGCTCGTTACCATAAAGTATGTAAAGTAGCGGCAGCAAAAGACGTTCCTTTATTAATAGATGCAGAAGAAAGTTGGATGCAGAAAGCTGCGGATGAGTTAATTGAAGAATTAATGGAAACGTATAATAAAGAAAAAGCAATTGTTTTTAATACGTTGCAAATGTACAGACATGATAGACTCGATTATTTAAAAGAATTGCATTCAAAAGCAAAAGAAAAAGACTTTTACATTGGCTTAAAAGTTGTGCGTGGTGCTTATATGGAGAAAGAAAGAGAAAGAGCAGACGAAAAAGGATATCCATCACCAATTTGTGAGCATAAAGAAGCAACAGACATTAATTATGATGAAGCGATTATGTACATGATGGACCATTCTAAAATGGCATTATTTGTTGGAACTCATAACGAGGAAAGCTCATACTTAGTAATGGATTTAGCTAAAAAACAAGGTATTAAAGAGAATGACGAAAGACTTTGGTTTGGTCAGTTATTTGGTATGAGCGATCATATTAGTTACAATTTAGCAAATAAAAATTATAACGTTGCAAAATACCTTCCTTTTGGGCCAGTAAGAGATGTTATGCCTTACTTAATAAGAAGAGCAGAAGAGAATACATCTGTAGCGGGACAAACAAGTAGAGAGTTGAATTTGATTAAAACAGAGCGTAAACGTAGAAAAGGGTAG
- a CDS encoding Crp/Fnr family transcriptional regulator, whose amino-acid sequence MRNYLKSFKTLSNSEIDLFVSKVTFKKLDKGDYLIKKDAICKEVAFVVSGIFRSFYYSSLDEEVTYCFTFSNSFASAYSSFLSQAKTAENIQAITDVELFTISRDEILNLEKSSTNWLKFFKLIAEQEYIKMEKRIFILQKESAEKRYEDLLTNQPQYLQLIPLNYLSSYLGITQRHLSRIRKSISN is encoded by the coding sequence ATGAGAAATTACTTAAAATCATTTAAGACACTATCGAATAGTGAAATTGATTTATTTGTAAGTAAAGTAACTTTTAAGAAATTAGACAAAGGTGATTATTTAATTAAAAAAGATGCAATTTGTAAAGAGGTCGCATTTGTAGTTTCTGGAATATTTAGGTCTTTTTATTATTCATCTTTAGATGAAGAAGTAACTTATTGTTTTACTTTTTCAAATTCTTTTGCGAGTGCTTATTCTTCATTTTTATCTCAAGCAAAAACCGCAGAGAATATTCAAGCTATTACAGATGTTGAGTTGTTTACTATTTCACGAGATGAAATTTTAAATTTAGAGAAATCAAGCACTAACTGGCTTAAGTTTTTTAAGCTCATTGCAGAGCAGGAATATATAAAAATGGAAAAGAGAATTTTCATATTACAAAAAGAAAGTGCAGAGAAACGGTATGAAGATTTGCTTACAAACCAACCTCAATATTTGCAATTAATACCACTGAATTATTTATCTTCTTATTTAGGAATTACACAGCGACATTTAAGTCGCATAAGAAAGTCTATCTCTAATTAG
- a CDS encoding HlyD family secretion protein — translation MLNISNNQLNKKVDLTTFESGKEIFNKNYYKALNKFLFVFAFLGFILLFLPWTQNITGKGLVTTLTPDQRPQTIQSQIPGRIEQWFVKEGDYVKKGDTILRISEVKSDYFDNRLIERTNDQISAKLSSVSAYQGKVQALERQVQALKQERGLKIVQSKNKLLQSKLKVKSDSINFEAAKTNLKIAEKQFDRTEILQKEGLKAVVDVEQKRLKLQETQSKLIAQENKLLASKNEILNSELELTRIGATFTDKISKAQSDMYTAKSNGYDAKAQVSKLENSNSNYKIRNGLLYVTSPQNGYINKAIKDGIGGTFKEGESLVGIMPEKYDLAVETYVRPIDLPLLHIGEKVRVQFDGWPAIVFSGWPNASYGTYGAKVVAIENFISNNGKYRVLLAPDETDNTWPTAIRVGSGAKTIALLEDVPIWFELWRQLNSFPPNYYQPEGSKKEKSDIKK, via the coding sequence ATGTTAAATATTTCTAACAATCAATTAAATAAAAAAGTAGATTTAACAACGTTTGAATCTGGTAAAGAGATTTTTAATAAAAATTATTATAAAGCGTTGAATAAATTCTTATTCGTTTTTGCCTTTTTAGGTTTTATTCTTCTCTTTTTACCTTGGACACAAAACATAACAGGCAAAGGTTTAGTAACTACTTTAACGCCAGATCAACGACCACAAACAATACAGTCTCAAATACCTGGTAGAATTGAACAATGGTTTGTAAAAGAAGGGGATTATGTAAAAAAAGGCGATACTATACTTAGAATTTCTGAAGTAAAAAGTGATTATTTTGACAATCGTTTAATTGAAAGAACAAACGATCAAATTAGTGCAAAGTTATCTTCCGTAAGCGCATATCAAGGAAAAGTGCAAGCTTTAGAAAGGCAAGTACAAGCTCTTAAACAAGAGCGTGGTTTAAAAATAGTACAATCTAAAAATAAATTGCTGCAATCTAAATTAAAGGTAAAAAGTGATAGCATTAATTTTGAAGCTGCTAAAACAAACTTAAAAATCGCAGAAAAACAATTTGATAGAACAGAAATACTTCAAAAGGAAGGTTTAAAAGCAGTTGTAGATGTTGAACAAAAACGTTTAAAACTGCAAGAAACCCAGTCTAAACTAATTGCACAAGAAAACAAACTCTTAGCTAGTAAAAATGAAATTTTAAATTCGGAATTAGAATTAACTAGAATTGGTGCAACGTTTACTGATAAAATTTCAAAAGCACAAAGCGACATGTATACTGCAAAATCTAACGGTTATGATGCGAAAGCACAAGTGTCTAAATTAGAAAATAGTAATAGTAATTATAAAATTAGAAACGGACTTTTATATGTTACTTCGCCTCAAAATGGTTATATAAATAAAGCTATAAAAGATGGAATTGGAGGAACTTTTAAAGAAGGAGAGTCTTTAGTTGGTATTATGCCAGAGAAATATGATTTAGCGGTAGAAACCTATGTAAGACCTATAGACTTGCCTTTATTGCATATTGGCGAAAAAGTACGTGTTCAGTTTGATGGTTGGCCAGCAATTGTCTTCTCTGGTTGGCCTAATGCATCTTACGGAACGTATGGCGCTAAAGTTGTCGCTATCGAAAATTTTATAAGCAATAATGGAAAATACAGGGTTTTATTAGCGCCAGATGAGACAGATAATACGTGGCCAACAGCAATTAGAGTGGGTTCTGGTGCAAAAACAATTGCCCTTTTAGAAGATGTTCCTATTTGGTTTGAATTATGGAGGCAATTAAACAGCTTCCCTCCGAATTATTACCAACCAGAAGGAAGTAAAAAAGAAAAATCTGACATTAAAAAATAG
- a CDS encoding cold-shock protein, whose protein sequence is MAKSQQTFSKSEKEKKRLKKRQDKQKKMDARKADKDENGSTGIQFAYVDHNGNLTDTPPDPELKVEYELEDIQISVTKKEDLPEEDPVRKGKVSFFDSSKGFGFIIDMENNEKYFTHVSGLIDDIAENDKVSFELERGMRGMNAVKVTKI, encoded by the coding sequence ATGGCAAAATCGCAGCAAACATTTAGTAAGAGTGAAAAAGAAAAGAAACGTTTAAAGAAACGTCAAGACAAGCAAAAGAAAATGGACGCAAGAAAAGCGGACAAAGATGAAAATGGGTCAACAGGAATCCAATTTGCTTATGTAGATCATAATGGGAATTTAACAGATACTCCACCAGATCCAGAATTAAAAGTAGAATACGAATTAGAAGATATTCAGATTTCTGTAACTAAAAAAGAAGATCTACCAGAAGAAGATCCTGTTAGAAAAGGTAAAGTTTCCTTTTTTGACTCTTCTAAAGGTTTTGGTTTTATTATAGATATGGAGAATAACGAAAAATATTTTACGCACGTTAGTGGTTTAATAGATGATATTGCAGAAAACGATAAAGTCTCTTTTGAATTAGAAAGAGGAATGCGTGGTATGAATGCGGTAAAAGTTACTAAGATTTAA
- a CDS encoding trimeric intracellular cation channel family protein, with protein MSVIYVLDILGTFAFAISGALVALDKKFDIFGVIIIAFVTAVGGGMLRDVLINAHPINWIADLNYLYVIFTAVMFTFLFKSKIAYLSKTMFLFDTIGISVFTLLGLEKAISFELHPIVALIMGMISAVFGGVLRDVLTNKIPLIFEKEIYASACLSGGIVYLILNHFRVDENINFIISAAVVVTIRAVAVRFHLELPKVKSDLFTIFKK; from the coding sequence ATGAGTGTTATTTATGTATTAGATATTTTAGGAACTTTTGCCTTTGCTATCAGTGGTGCACTAGTTGCTTTAGATAAAAAATTCGACATTTTTGGAGTTATAATAATTGCATTTGTTACCGCTGTTGGTGGCGGAATGTTACGTGATGTTTTAATAAACGCACACCCCATAAATTGGATTGCTGATTTAAACTACTTATATGTAATATTTACTGCCGTAATGTTTACTTTTCTTTTTAAAAGTAAAATTGCCTATTTAAGTAAAACAATGTTTTTATTTGATACTATTGGTATTAGCGTATTTACTTTACTTGGTCTAGAGAAAGCAATATCTTTTGAATTGCACCCAATTGTTGCGTTAATTATGGGAATGATTTCTGCAGTTTTTGGAGGTGTTTTACGCGATGTTTTAACCAATAAAATTCCTTTAATTTTTGAAAAAGAAATATATGCTTCCGCTTGTTTATCTGGTGGAATTGTATATTTAATTTTAAATCATTTTAGGGTAGATGAAAATATAAACTTTATAATTTCTGCAGCTGTAGTGGTAACTATTAGAGCAGTTGCTGTGAGATTTCACTTAGAACTTCCGAAAGTGAAAAGCGATTTATTTACAATATTCAAAAAATAA
- a CDS encoding TolC family protein: MKKQLFIFFVLIFWQQNAQDKVGDILTLSEFLGYVKNYHPIVKQANLVINNSEAKLLKARGAFDPKIEIDFEKKLFKEKEYYNKLNGAFKIPTWYGVQFKANFEQNDGIYLNPENKVPLDGLYSAGVSVSLAKGFLNNQRMASLKQAKFFFNQAKEDQQILVNTILYDASFTYFNWLKTYKEKLVYESFLNNAKVRFNGTKRAFQEGEKPAIDTLEAGITLNTRKLNLEKARIKLVKSSLELSNFLWLNENTPIELKENIIPDIETVNNIDRTFNIALFNTENFDIENHPKIKSLSFKIKSLDEEKRLKVNNLLPKIDVQYNFISSKGDQINSFNNNNYKAGINFSMPLFIRKERGDLKLAKIKLQDKKLENNATKVVIRNKIDAIQQELASYILQNDFTFKIVRDYDVLLKAEERKFFLGESSLFLVNYREEKYIDSKLKAINLENAFFRAKASLFKEAVIPFSE, translated from the coding sequence ATGAAAAAACAGCTATTTATATTCTTTGTATTGATTTTTTGGCAGCAAAATGCACAAGATAAAGTTGGCGATATTTTAACTTTATCTGAATTTTTAGGATACGTAAAAAATTACCATCCTATTGTAAAACAGGCAAATCTTGTAATTAATAATAGTGAAGCAAAACTATTAAAAGCAAGAGGTGCTTTTGATCCTAAAATTGAAATAGATTTTGAAAAAAAACTATTTAAAGAAAAAGAATATTACAATAAATTAAACGGTGCTTTTAAAATACCTACCTGGTATGGTGTCCAGTTCAAAGCAAATTTTGAACAAAATGATGGTATTTACTTAAACCCTGAAAATAAAGTTCCTTTAGACGGTTTATATAGTGCTGGTGTTTCTGTTTCTTTAGCAAAAGGATTCTTAAATAACCAAAGAATGGCATCTTTAAAACAAGCAAAGTTCTTTTTTAATCAGGCAAAAGAAGATCAACAAATATTAGTGAATACAATTTTATACGATGCTTCTTTCACTTACTTTAACTGGTTGAAAACATATAAAGAAAAACTAGTTTATGAGTCCTTTTTAAACAATGCTAAAGTCCGTTTTAATGGAACGAAAAGAGCTTTTCAAGAAGGTGAAAAACCTGCAATAGATACACTTGAAGCAGGAATTACTTTAAACACCCGAAAGTTAAATTTAGAAAAAGCTAGAATTAAATTGGTGAAATCATCCTTAGAGTTGTCCAATTTTTTATGGTTGAATGAAAATACTCCTATCGAATTAAAAGAAAACATCATTCCAGATATAGAAACGGTTAATAATATTGACAGAACATTTAATATTGCACTTTTCAATACTGAAAATTTTGACATTGAAAATCACCCAAAAATAAAATCTTTAAGTTTTAAAATTAAAAGTTTAGATGAAGAAAAACGTCTAAAAGTGAATAACTTATTACCAAAAATTGATGTTCAGTATAATTTTATTTCTTCAAAAGGAGATCAAATAAATTCTTTTAACAACAACAATTATAAGGCAGGAATTAACTTTAGCATGCCTTTATTTATAAGAAAAGAGAGAGGAGATTTAAAGTTGGCAAAAATAAAGTTACAAGATAAAAAGTTAGAAAATAACGCAACAAAAGTGGTCATCAGAAATAAAATAGACGCCATACAGCAAGAACTAGCTTCTTATATTTTACAAAATGATTTCACTTTTAAAATAGTAAGAGATTATGATGTCTTATTAAAAGCTGAAGAACGTAAATTTTTCCTAGGGGAAAGTTCTTTATTTTTAGTGAATTATAGAGAAGAGAAATACATCGATTCTAAATTGAAAGCAATTAATTTAGAAAACGCTTTCTTTAGAGCAAAAGCAAGTTTGTTTAAAGAGGCTGTTATTCCTTTTTCTGAATAA
- a CDS encoding peptidase domain-containing ABC transporter — protein sequence MENKQLTPWQRFVGLLELERKDIFQIFYYAIFGGIVALTLPLGIQAIINLIQGAQISTSWVVLVIVVTIGVIFTGALQLMQLRIIETIQQRIFVRASFELSYRFPKIKMNELRNYYPPELANRFFDTLNIQKGLSKILIDVPTALLQIVFALILLSFYHSFFIIFGILLLLLIYIVFKFTAQKGLETSLVESKMKYKVAHWIQEVARTVVSFKLSGNTNLALQKNDILVSKYLEARENHFKILILQFSQMIGFKVIATASLLLIGGALVLNQEMNIGQFVAAEIIILLIIQSVEKLIIGLESFYDVLTSIEKLGQVVDKELEAQEGEKPLFKEGLTVELEDVSYGVENREKHILKKISVTLKSKSRILILGESGAGKSTLLRLISGIIEPISGNIYINNLSLESLHLNHYRSQLGLSLSDETPFEGSIRENLVFGNKTIEDAIIYEALDIVGLTQFLKEQPNGLETVLYPEGKQMSYSIGKKIILARAIIKQPKIMILEDPLDQFNLEETLKVINYLTDPKRPWALIVASSKKSWRTQCNQIITLEKGEIKSIN from the coding sequence ATGGAAAACAAACAATTAACACCATGGCAACGTTTTGTAGGTCTTTTAGAATTAGAAAGAAAAGACATCTTTCAGATATTCTACTATGCAATTTTTGGAGGTATTGTAGCCTTGACCTTGCCTCTAGGAATACAAGCAATTATAAATTTAATTCAAGGAGCACAAATTTCTACTTCTTGGGTTGTCTTAGTTATTGTTGTAACTATTGGGGTTATTTTTACTGGAGCTTTACAATTAATGCAATTGCGAATTATAGAAACTATACAGCAAAGAATTTTTGTGAGAGCTTCTTTTGAATTGAGTTACAGATTTCCAAAGATTAAAATGAATGAATTACGCAATTACTATCCGCCAGAATTAGCAAACCGTTTTTTTGATACATTAAATATTCAAAAAGGATTGTCTAAAATTTTAATTGATGTACCAACGGCGTTATTACAAATTGTATTTGCTTTAATTTTATTATCCTTTTATCACTCATTTTTTATCATTTTCGGAATTCTTTTACTTTTATTAATATACATCGTTTTTAAATTTACCGCCCAAAAAGGATTAGAAACTAGCCTCGTGGAATCTAAAATGAAATACAAAGTTGCACATTGGATTCAGGAAGTTGCAAGAACTGTTGTCAGCTTTAAACTGTCAGGAAACACCAATTTGGCACTTCAAAAAAATGACATTCTAGTTAGTAAGTATTTAGAAGCAAGAGAAAATCACTTTAAAATATTGATTTTACAATTTAGCCAAATGATTGGTTTTAAAGTAATAGCAACCGCGAGTTTGTTGTTAATTGGTGGTGCTTTGGTTTTAAATCAAGAAATGAATATTGGACAATTTGTTGCTGCAGAGATTATAATTTTATTAATTATTCAGTCTGTAGAAAAACTAATTATTGGTTTAGAGTCTTTTTATGACGTGCTAACGTCTATAGAAAAACTAGGGCAAGTTGTTGATAAGGAACTGGAAGCACAAGAAGGTGAAAAACCATTATTTAAAGAGGGCTTAACCGTAGAATTAGAAGATGTTTCTTATGGTGTTGAAAATAGAGAAAAACACATACTAAAAAAAATATCTGTAACTCTAAAATCTAAAAGTAGAATTTTAATATTGGGAGAAAGTGGTGCCGGAAAATCTACATTATTGCGGTTAATATCTGGAATTATAGAACCAATCTCTGGAAACATTTACATCAATAATCTATCTTTAGAAAGTCTACATTTAAATCATTATCGTTCTCAATTAGGTTTATCCCTTTCAGACGAAACCCCTTTTGAAGGAAGTATTAGAGAAAACTTAGTTTTTGGTAACAAAACGATAGAAGATGCTATTATATATGAAGCATTAGATATTGTTGGCTTAACTCAGTTTCTAAAAGAACAACCAAATGGCTTAGAAACAGTTCTATATCCTGAAGGAAAACAAATGTCTTACAGTATTGGAAAGAAAATAATTTTAGCTAGAGCAATTATAAAACAGCCAAAAATAATGATTTTAGAAGATCCTTTAGATCAATTTAATTTAGAGGAAACTTTAAAAGTTATTAACTATTTAACAGATCCTAAAAGACCTTGGGCATTAATTGTTGCAAGTAGTAAAAAAAGTTGGAGAACACAATGTAACCAAATAATCACCTTAGAAAAAGGGGAAATTAAATCTATAAATTAA
- a CDS encoding TetR/AcrR family transcriptional regulator, translated as MKSLLSVLKIAVPQKIFIKDPETSDLGKRIIENSILLIDEIGFDNFTFKKLGIKIASNESSIYRYFESKHKLLLYLSSWYWAWLEYQLVIETFSISDPKSKLEKAISILTKTVVIDSNFSHVNEAILYKIIVNESSKSFLTKEVDNENKDGYFEIYKRLITRLEEMILAIKPKYEFALSLASTILEGGLHQHFLNEHFPSITNCKNGKTPTNFFIQIVENTLK; from the coding sequence ATGAAGAGTTTATTATCTGTATTAAAGATTGCTGTACCACAAAAGATTTTTATAAAAGATCCAGAAACATCCGATTTAGGGAAGCGAATTATAGAAAATAGTATTTTATTAATAGATGAAATAGGCTTTGATAATTTCACTTTCAAGAAATTAGGAATTAAAATTGCCTCTAATGAAAGTTCTATTTATAGATATTTTGAAAGCAAACACAAACTCCTTTTATACTTATCTTCATGGTATTGGGCTTGGCTAGAATATCAATTAGTTATTGAAACTTTCAGCATTTCAGATCCAAAATCTAAATTAGAAAAAGCAATTTCTATTCTTACAAAAACGGTAGTAATAGACAGTAATTTTTCACATGTTAATGAAGCTATTCTCTACAAAATAATTGTAAATGAAAGCTCTAAATCTTTCTTAACGAAAGAGGTTGACAATGAAAATAAAGATGGTTATTTTGAAATTTATAAACGATTAATAACAAGGTTAGAGGAAATGATTTTAGCAATTAAACCAAAATACGAGTTTGCTTTAAGTTTGGCTAGTACTATTTTAGAAGGTGGTTTACATCAACATTTTTTAAACGAACACTTCCCTTCTATTACTAATTGCAAAAATGGAAAAACACCAACAAACTTCTTTATACAAATTGTTGAAAATACTTTAAAATAA
- the aroB gene encoding 3-dehydroquinate synthase: MKSIKAVSYPVHFQEKGYQELSNLISKNNYSTLFILVDENTFELCYPKFIPNLVTDKRIEVIEIESGEINKNLETCIGVWNAITELGGDRKSLVITLGGGVITDLGGFVASCFKRGIDFVNIPTTLLSMVDASVGGKTGVDLGVLKNQIGLFANPEMVLVDTNYLATVSDREIKSGTAEIIKYGITYDVKLFNEIKDNKGLNINDLIFRSIEIKNEVVLQDPREQNLRKVLNFGHTLGHAIESFYLESNDKENLTHGEAIAIGMVCESFMSSKLLGFPTEKVNEVKNVVLSIYNKTNLLKEDFSSIMDLLKHDKKNVNGQVNFVLLNDYEDHKIDCKVPDELIIESMEFYNS, from the coding sequence ATGAAATCTATAAAAGCAGTGAGCTATCCTGTTCATTTTCAAGAAAAAGGATACCAAGAATTATCTAATTTAATTTCAAAAAACAACTATTCTACCCTCTTCATTTTAGTAGATGAGAATACTTTTGAACTTTGCTATCCTAAATTCATTCCAAATTTAGTAACGGACAAAAGAATTGAGGTTATAGAAATTGAATCTGGTGAAATAAACAAAAACTTAGAAACTTGTATTGGGGTTTGGAATGCAATTACAGAGTTAGGTGGCGATCGTAAAAGTTTAGTAATTACTTTAGGTGGTGGTGTTATTACAGATTTAGGTGGTTTTGTAGCTTCTTGTTTTAAACGTGGAATCGATTTTGTTAATATACCTACCACTTTACTTTCTATGGTAGACGCTTCTGTTGGTGGTAAAACAGGTGTTGATTTAGGAGTTCTGAAGAATCAGATTGGGCTGTTTGCGAATCCTGAAATGGTACTTGTAGACACCAATTATTTAGCAACAGTTTCAGATAGAGAGATTAAATCTGGAACAGCAGAAATTATTAAGTACGGAATTACCTATGATGTGAAACTTTTTAATGAAATAAAGGATAACAAAGGCTTAAATATAAACGATTTAATATTTCGTTCTATAGAAATAAAAAATGAAGTTGTTTTACAAGATCCTAGAGAACAAAACTTACGTAAAGTTTTAAATTTTGGTCATACATTAGGGCATGCAATTGAGTCTTTTTATCTAGAATCTAATGATAAAGAAAACCTAACACATGGCGAAGCAATTGCAATAGGAATGGTTTGTGAAAGTTTTATGTCTTCTAAATTATTAGGCTTCCCAACGGAGAAAGTAAACGAAGTAAAAAATGTAGTCTTATCAATCTACAACAAAACAAATCTTCTAAAAGAAGACTTTTCTAGTATTATGGATTTATTAAAGCATGACAAGAAAAACGTAAACGGACAAGTGAATTTTGTGCTTTTAAATGATTACGAAGATCACAAAATTGACTGTAAAGTTCCTGATGAGTTAATTATTGAAAGTATGGAGTTTTATAATTCTTAA
- a CDS encoding NAD(P)H-dependent oxidoreductase, translating into MKQVLIINGHPNKQSYNYALSEAYLKGASKTNSILTQINIIDLDFNPNLMFGYQKRTELEPDLLDAIEKIKKADHIVWVFPMWWYGYPALMKGFIDRTFLPGITFEFIKGKALPKKLLKGKTGRIIITADTPKWYDYLFMKSPVINQFKKGTLNFCGINPVKVTYISPVKDSNINYREKWLEKISLLGETLK; encoded by the coding sequence ATGAAGCAAGTTTTAATAATTAATGGGCATCCTAATAAGCAGAGTTATAATTATGCATTATCAGAAGCTTATTTAAAAGGTGCAAGTAAGACTAATTCAATCTTAACCCAAATTAATATAATAGATTTAGACTTTAATCCTAACCTAATGTTTGGATATCAAAAAAGAACAGAATTAGAGCCTGATTTACTTGATGCTATAGAAAAAATAAAAAAAGCAGATCATATCGTATGGGTATTTCCAATGTGGTGGTATGGTTACCCTGCACTAATGAAAGGCTTTATTGATCGTACATTTTTACCAGGTATCACCTTTGAATTTATTAAAGGAAAAGCATTACCAAAAAAATTATTGAAAGGAAAAACAGGAAGAATTATTATTACAGCAGATACTCCTAAATGGTATGATTATTTGTTTATGAAAAGCCCTGTAATAAATCAATTTAAAAAAGGAACCTTAAATTTTTGTGGAATTAATCCTGTTAAGGTTACATATATTTCACCCGTTAAAGATTCAAATATTAACTATAGAGAGAAATGGTTAGAAAAAATATCATTATTAGGAGAAACACTTAAGTAA
- a CDS encoding MaoC family dehydratase, translating to MLVFNTISDFKKMVGKDLPTGNWYTVTQEMITDFANATLDKQWIHVDEARAEKESPFKSTIAHGFMSVSMISKLLEDVFTIKSLKMGLNYGLNKVRFPNPVPVNSQLRILTKVIAIESLSNNGVKATFFCTIEIKGQDKPACVAEFLAAFYE from the coding sequence ATGTTGGTTTTTAATACAATTTCAGATTTTAAAAAGATGGTTGGTAAAGATTTACCAACAGGAAATTGGTACACCGTTACACAAGAAATGATTACCGATTTTGCCAACGCTACTTTAGATAAACAATGGATTCATGTTGATGAAGCAAGAGCGGAAAAGGAATCTCCTTTCAAATCTACTATTGCACACGGCTTTATGTCAGTTTCTATGATTTCTAAATTATTAGAAGACGTCTTTACCATTAAAAGCTTAAAAATGGGGCTAAATTATGGTTTGAACAAAGTCCGTTTTCCAAATCCAGTTCCTGTAAATAGTCAGTTAAGAATATTAACTAAAGTTATTGCAATTGAGTCGTTATCAAATAACGGAGTGAAAGCAACCTTTTTTTGTACCATAGAAATTAAAGGGCAAGATAAACCTGCTTGTGTTGCTGAATTTTTAGCAGCTTTCTACGAGTAA